A single window of Flavobacterium sp. 140616W15 DNA harbors:
- a CDS encoding glycosyltransferase family A protein — MKEIYLITDIEILISTKNRDSLDFLMDMFPFKHFSNFNLLIINQSESEILVSEYDSVRVINSNERGLSKSRNLALDNAIGKILVIADDDIVYQEGFTSKIMNAYNKFPQATVIIFSVINSNRDLIKKYPSSSKVNLNIFDILNVSSIEMTLNKAIVDASNIRFDESFGLGGTFEMGEEAVFLSDLKEIHQQLVFDSQIIVMHESQTSSEKKNITDKYYIQGALFSRIFKNKYIFWIFIKLFFDLKQKKIRLKNIKTALKSAKRGHEKFEMTKYGNK; from the coding sequence TTGAAAGAGATTTATCTTATAACTGATATTGAAATTTTGATTTCGACAAAGAACAGAGATTCATTAGATTTTTTAATGGATATGTTTCCTTTTAAGCATTTTTCAAATTTTAATTTATTGATAATTAATCAATCTGAATCTGAGATTTTAGTTTCAGAATATGATTCAGTTAGGGTAATAAATAGTAACGAAAGAGGTTTGTCCAAAAGCAGAAATTTGGCTCTTGATAATGCTATTGGAAAAATTCTTGTTATTGCTGATGATGATATTGTTTATCAAGAAGGATTTACATCTAAAATAATGAATGCTTATAATAAGTTTCCTCAAGCGACTGTAATAATTTTTTCAGTGATAAATTCAAATAGAGATTTAATAAAAAAATATCCTTCTAGTTCTAAAGTTAATTTGAATATCTTCGATATACTCAATGTGAGCTCAATAGAAATGACATTGAATAAAGCGATTGTTGACGCATCTAATATTCGATTTGATGAAAGTTTTGGTTTAGGAGGAACTTTTGAAATGGGTGAGGAAGCTGTTTTTCTATCTGATTTAAAAGAAATACATCAACAGCTTGTTTTTGATTCGCAAATAATTGTAATGCATGAAAGTCAAACTTCTTCAGAAAAGAAAAATATAACTGATAAGTATTACATTCAAGGTGCGCTATTCTCAAGAATATTTAAAAATAAATATATTTTTTGGATTTTTATCAAATTATTTTTTGATCTAAAACAGAAAAAAATACGATTAAAAAATATTAAAACTGCTTTGAAAAGTGCAAAAAGAGGGCATGAAAAATTTGAAATGACGAAGTATGGAAATAAATAA